A section of the Armatimonadota bacterium genome encodes:
- a CDS encoding DUF1549 domain-containing protein encodes MDFHGATTWAARALFALAPTALVFAASGGPQSKQSPSSGADPAKVLALLKAHCASCHGSAAPSGGLVLDSLEGLLKGGASGKAVLPGNSAKSLVVQRVLGQGGKPRMPMGFAPMKAQDVAALRAWIDAGAKTSGAKRKHWAYIAPVRPQLPNVRDTKWPKNAIDRFVLARLEKEGLRPSPEASRENLCRRLSLDLTGLPPTLAQLDAFLADRRPDAYERLVDTLLASPHFGEKMARAWLDLGRYADTNGYEKDLPRSMWPWRDWLIQAFNKNLPYDQFVIQQLAGDLLPHPTQDQLVATGFLRNSMLNDEGGIDPEEFRVVAVMDRLDAVATSFLGSTMACAQCHDHKYDPFPQRDYYGLYAFLNQTADNGRDISPTIRVADPGSRAKLSDLEERLARAETDLLTRTPTALTKMPEWEEQHRAGWKVLKPREWTARATLTELPDHSLLASGADPIEDRYQVRYDLPGGSLFGLKIEAIPDPSLPEGSSGRNFNGNFVLRRVVANLRHADGSTSPIIFDRAQADFTQGGHDPMSVLADGDLPGWAIAGFLPEQRVHHELQLKVRGSAAAKAGDTLELTLNHQSRHANHNLGRFRVAVTSDPDLAEAAPLPAPAASALAKAAGSRTTDELAAIKTYYLSIAPELAEAAARVKELKAHKEGLEAQLPTTMILREVEQPRPNALLKRGDFRTPGSTVLPHTPSALGGWATRPDRLGLAQWLASKSNPLTARVEVNRLWEGCFGRGLVVTMEDFGSQGDPPTHPELLDWLATEFMARGWDRKALLRLIVTSATYRQSAASSKALVSRDPANALLARGPRFRLDAEGIRDIALTASGRLNPTIGGPSVMPPQPPGVWENSFTFYDTKDRWVDETGPNRYRRGMYTYWRRTAPYPMALTFDLKQRDTCVAKRVRTNTPLQALNTLNDPVFIECAGTLGRQMEEAAWDPFLLRGKTVGRNLDVGLAAGFRRCTGRQPQKRDLAALRQLFDKAFAKYQAAPDEARRFLEACRTPASALGHAETAAWTVVGNVLLNLDETLVKN; translated from the coding sequence ATGGATTTCCACGGGGCTACGACATGGGCCGCCAGGGCGCTTTTCGCCCTGGCGCCGACCGCTTTGGTTTTTGCTGCCTCCGGCGGACCTCAATCCAAGCAGTCTCCAAGTTCAGGAGCCGATCCGGCAAAGGTGCTTGCGCTCTTGAAGGCGCACTGCGCGAGCTGCCACGGTTCGGCAGCGCCCAGCGGCGGCCTCGTGCTCGATTCCCTCGAGGGCCTTTTGAAGGGAGGCGCGAGCGGTAAGGCCGTTCTTCCCGGCAACAGCGCCAAGAGCCTCGTGGTCCAGCGCGTGCTCGGGCAGGGCGGCAAGCCGCGCATGCCGATGGGTTTTGCACCCATGAAGGCCCAGGACGTCGCCGCGCTCCGGGCCTGGATCGACGCCGGAGCCAAAACCAGCGGAGCAAAGCGAAAGCATTGGGCCTACATCGCTCCCGTCCGGCCGCAACTCCCCAACGTCCGCGACACCAAGTGGCCGAAGAACGCCATCGACCGGTTTGTGCTTGCGAGGCTCGAAAAGGAGGGGCTCCGGCCCAGCCCAGAAGCCTCACGCGAAAACCTTTGCCGAAGGCTCTCTCTCGACCTGACCGGACTCCCGCCCACGCTAGCCCAGCTTGACGCTTTTTTGGCCGACCGACGCCCCGACGCCTATGAACGGCTCGTCGACACGCTCCTCGCTTCACCACACTTCGGCGAAAAGATGGCGCGGGCCTGGCTGGACCTAGGGCGTTATGCCGACACGAACGGCTACGAAAAGGACCTTCCCCGCTCGATGTGGCCTTGGCGCGATTGGCTGATCCAGGCCTTCAACAAGAACCTGCCTTACGATCAATTCGTGATCCAACAGCTTGCCGGAGACCTGCTGCCCCATCCCACGCAGGACCAGCTTGTCGCGACCGGCTTCCTGCGCAACTCGATGCTCAACGACGAGGGCGGCATCGACCCCGAGGAGTTCCGGGTCGTGGCGGTCATGGACCGTCTCGACGCGGTGGCGACCAGCTTCCTCGGGAGCACGATGGCGTGCGCCCAGTGCCACGATCACAAGTACGACCCCTTCCCCCAGCGCGACTATTACGGGCTTTATGCCTTTTTGAACCAAACCGCCGACAACGGCCGCGATATCAGCCCGACGATCCGAGTCGCCGATCCTGGCAGCAGAGCCAAGCTCAGCGATCTGGAAGAAAGGCTCGCGCGCGCTGAAACCGACCTGCTGACCCGGACCCCCACCGCCCTCACCAAAATGCCTGAGTGGGAAGAACAGCATCGTGCCGGCTGGAAGGTCCTGAAACCGCGAGAATGGACCGCCCGAGCCACGCTCACCGAGCTGCCGGATCATTCGCTGCTGGCCTCCGGCGCCGATCCCATCGAGGACCGGTATCAGGTGCGGTACGACTTGCCCGGCGGGAGCCTTTTCGGACTGAAGATCGAGGCGATTCCCGATCCCAGCCTCCCAGAGGGCAGTTCCGGGAGAAACTTCAACGGCAACTTCGTGCTGAGGCGGGTTGTCGCGAACCTGCGCCACGCAGACGGTTCGACGTCGCCGATCATATTCGATCGCGCGCAGGCCGACTTCACGCAGGGCGGGCATGACCCCATGTCGGTGCTCGCCGACGGCGACCTGCCTGGCTGGGCCATCGCCGGATTTCTGCCTGAGCAGAGGGTTCATCACGAGCTTCAGCTTAAGGTTCGAGGGTCTGCTGCGGCAAAGGCGGGTGACACGCTCGAGTTGACCCTGAACCACCAATCTCGGCACGCGAACCACAATCTGGGCCGCTTTCGGGTGGCCGTGACGTCCGACCCGGACCTGGCTGAAGCCGCGCCGCTGCCGGCTCCTGCCGCATCGGCGCTCGCGAAAGCAGCCGGAAGCCGGACGACAGACGAACTGGCGGCGATCAAGACCTACTATCTGAGCATCGCGCCAGAGCTCGCTGAGGCCGCCGCTCGGGTGAAAGAACTGAAAGCTCACAAGGAGGGGCTCGAGGCGCAACTTCCCACCACGATGATCCTTCGCGAGGTCGAGCAGCCCCGACCCAACGCCCTCCTCAAGCGCGGCGATTTCCGCACTCCAGGATCTACGGTGCTTCCCCACACGCCGAGCGCCCTCGGAGGTTGGGCCACCCGTCCCGACCGCTTGGGGCTCGCCCAGTGGCTGGCCTCGAAGAGCAACCCGCTGACCGCCCGCGTGGAGGTGAACCGGCTTTGGGAGGGCTGTTTTGGACGGGGTTTGGTGGTGACGATGGAGGACTTCGGTAGCCAGGGCGATCCGCCGACCCACCCGGAACTCCTCGATTGGCTCGCCACCGAGTTCATGGCTCGCGGCTGGGATCGAAAGGCCTTGCTCAGGCTCATCGTCACGTCGGCGACCTACCGGCAATCGGCGGCGTCCTCGAAGGCCCTCGTCTCACGCGATCCCGCCAATGCGCTGCTCGCTCGTGGGCCCCGATTCAGGCTGGACGCAGAGGGAATACGGGATATCGCCCTGACCGCGAGCGGCCGCCTGAACCCCACGATCGGGGGCCCAAGCGTGATGCCGCCGCAGCCGCCCGGAGTCTGGGAGAATAGCTTCACCTTCTACGATACGAAGGACCGGTGGGTCGACGAAACCGGGCCCAACCGATATCGGCGGGGCATGTACACCTATTGGCGGCGCACGGCGCCCTACCCGATGGCGCTCACGTTCGACCTCAAGCAGCGCGACACATGCGTGGCCAAGAGGGTGCGCACCAACACGCCGCTTCAAGCGCTGAACACCCTCAACGATCCGGTGTTCATCGAGTGCGCCGGAACCCTGGGAAGGCAGATGGAAGAGGCCGCCTGGGATCCGTTCCTTTTGCGGGGCAAGACGGTGGGGAGGAATCTGGATGTCGGGCTGGCTGCCGGCTTCAGAAGGTGTACCGGACGTCAGCCTCAAAAGCGCGACCTGGCGGCCTTACGCCAGCTTTTCGACAAGGCCTTTGCCAAGTATCAGGCCGCTCCGGACGAGGCCAGACGGTTCTTGGAGGCTTGCCGCACGCCTGCGAGCGCGCTTGGGCATGCCGAGACGGCGGCGTGGACGGTGGTCGGCAATGTTCTTCTGAACCTCGACGAGACCCTCGTCAAGAACTGA
- the priA gene encoding primosomal protein N': MEYLLTTLPSPSSTDLLSLVDVAFDPRTGGRSGLFTYRVDRKVDEGQAVLVPIGGRPAVGFVSRFYLTHPLDLPFPESQLRSVIGPIEGLSLPRPLMDLLRHVADEYLCPLPVALGAAIPPGTLERMVSRWTLDEDRLAQIPFTLDTLAKEAVDALRAAGGSLLAGRGKRLLPGADKALKLLRAKGIVAHTLELGYEAQARKPSKMLRLSADPDMVDNFLCRQARRKPAQALVLLRLSELDSPALTGADIKSLCGVTDATIKSLLEAGLIEPLPEESSRKRRPPTPNPHQKIAIEAILDPLQAHQFREFLLFGVTGSGKTEVYLRCAAEALKAGRQVLYLVPEIALASQAVSSLRERFGNRVAVLHSELPPKERMDNWSAIRSGDAAVVLGARSALFAPLGDIGLIVVDEEHESGYKQESSPRYHSRNLARHLAKTHGCPLVLGSATPSVETYYRAEREVITLLSLPQRAASARLPEVRIEDLREGYRLGQAALLSERLIESLAETLNLGQQAILFLNRRAYSPSLICRDCGQPFRCPSCAVSLSYSRKSGRLRCHHCGYQRRPPDTCPVCSGDRIKPFGVGTEKVEEAVLALFPNAKVARLDRDVSQRRGAAEKVLADFAAGETQVLVGTQMVAKGLNFPNVTLVGVIAADQSINFPDFRASERTFQLLSQVAGRAGRGNSPGKVVIQTLTPEHRAIVCAQGHDYLSFYEQVRAEREEAGYPPFVRLVNFVVSSEDQDKTIASAKEVAKRVRSALPEAAVLGPADCALERLNGKWRRHLVVKLDPDASLTPLEQALKGFAQEGVTLVVDVDPQSLM; the protein is encoded by the coding sequence GTGGAGTATCTTCTCACCACGTTGCCATCCCCCTCGTCCACCGATCTCCTCTCGCTCGTCGACGTCGCGTTCGACCCACGAACCGGCGGCCGCAGCGGGCTGTTCACCTACCGCGTGGATCGCAAGGTGGACGAGGGCCAGGCGGTGCTGGTCCCCATTGGCGGGAGGCCGGCGGTCGGCTTCGTGTCTCGCTTCTATCTGACTCATCCACTGGATCTGCCCTTTCCGGAATCCCAACTCCGATCGGTGATCGGACCCATCGAGGGCCTGAGCCTGCCCAGGCCGCTCATGGATCTTCTTAGGCACGTCGCCGACGAATATCTTTGTCCGTTGCCGGTGGCTCTCGGCGCCGCCATACCGCCCGGGACCCTTGAGCGCATGGTGAGCCGGTGGACCCTCGACGAAGACCGGCTGGCGCAGATTCCGTTCACCCTGGACACCCTCGCCAAAGAAGCTGTCGATGCGCTCCGAGCAGCGGGGGGAAGCCTCCTAGCAGGAAGGGGTAAGCGCCTTCTGCCAGGGGCGGACAAGGCGCTCAAACTGCTCCGTGCAAAGGGGATCGTCGCGCACACCCTTGAGCTGGGATACGAGGCCCAGGCAAGAAAGCCGTCGAAAATGCTCCGACTCTCCGCTGATCCCGATATGGTCGACAACTTTCTTTGTCGGCAGGCAAGGCGCAAGCCCGCACAGGCGCTCGTGCTCCTTCGTCTCTCGGAGCTGGATTCCCCCGCCTTGACGGGTGCCGATATCAAGTCGCTCTGTGGCGTCACCGACGCCACGATCAAATCCTTGCTCGAGGCCGGACTTATCGAGCCGCTGCCTGAAGAGTCTTCTCGAAAGCGGCGCCCTCCCACCCCGAATCCGCATCAGAAAATCGCCATCGAGGCCATACTTGACCCGCTCCAAGCGCATCAGTTCAGGGAATTCCTGCTTTTTGGGGTCACCGGCAGCGGCAAGACCGAGGTCTATCTGCGCTGCGCGGCAGAAGCGCTGAAGGCCGGAAGGCAGGTGCTGTACCTGGTTCCTGAGATCGCTTTGGCCTCGCAAGCGGTTTCGAGTCTGCGCGAGCGCTTTGGGAACCGTGTGGCGGTGCTGCACTCGGAGCTCCCTCCGAAGGAGCGCATGGACAATTGGAGCGCGATAAGGTCGGGCGACGCCGCGGTTGTGCTCGGCGCGCGAAGCGCGCTGTTTGCGCCTCTCGGCGACATTGGGTTGATCGTCGTGGACGAAGAACACGAGTCGGGCTACAAACAGGAATCCTCCCCGCGCTATCACTCGCGCAACCTCGCCCGCCACCTTGCTAAAACGCACGGTTGCCCCCTAGTTCTGGGTTCGGCGACCCCGAGTGTCGAGACCTATTACCGGGCCGAGAGGGAAGTCATCACCCTCCTGTCGCTGCCCCAGCGCGCGGCTAGCGCCCGCCTCCCGGAGGTGCGCATCGAGGACCTGCGGGAGGGCTATCGGCTGGGCCAAGCCGCATTGCTCTCAGAGAGGCTCATTGAGAGCTTGGCCGAGACCCTGAACCTGGGCCAGCAGGCCATCCTGTTCCTAAACCGCAGGGCCTATTCCCCGTCGCTGATCTGCAGGGACTGTGGCCAGCCGTTTCGCTGTCCAAGTTGCGCCGTCTCGCTCTCGTATAGCCGCAAGTCCGGGAGGCTTAGGTGCCACCATTGCGGCTATCAGCGGCGCCCACCGGACACCTGTCCGGTGTGTTCGGGCGACCGGATCAAGCCGTTTGGAGTCGGCACGGAGAAGGTGGAAGAGGCCGTGCTCGCTCTCTTCCCCAACGCGAAAGTGGCTCGCCTCGACCGCGACGTGAGCCAGCGAAGGGGCGCTGCGGAGAAGGTGCTCGCCGATTTCGCAGCTGGTGAGACACAGGTGCTCGTGGGGACCCAAATGGTGGCCAAAGGGCTCAACTTCCCCAATGTCACCCTTGTGGGCGTCATTGCCGCCGATCAATCCATCAATTTCCCGGATTTTCGCGCCTCCGAGCGGACCTTTCAGCTTCTTTCACAAGTCGCGGGGCGCGCCGGGCGTGGAAACTCGCCGGGGAAGGTGGTGATCCAGACGCTCACGCCGGAACACCGCGCAATCGTGTGTGCACAGGGCCACGACTATCTTTCCTTCTATGAACAGGTCCGCGCCGAGCGCGAGGAAGCGGGCTACCCACCCTTCGTGCGGCTCGTGAACTTCGTGGTCTCCTCAGAAGACCAGGACAAGACGATCGCCTCAGCCAAGGAAGTCGCCAAGCGCGTGCGTTCGGCGCTTCCCGAAGCCGCGGTGCTGGGTCCCGCGGACTGCGCCCTGGAGCGGCTGAACGGAAAGTGGCGTCGGCATCTCGTCGTAAAGCTCGATCCCGACGCCTCGCTCACGCCTCTTGAACAAGCCCTGAAGGGGTTTGCGCAAGAGGGAGTGACGCTGGTGGTCGACGTTGACCCGCAGTCTCTGATGTAG
- a CDS encoding MHS family MFS transporter: protein MAIKQNGSVLARVITASSVGTMIEWYDFYIFGVLATTLAPNFFPKDNPTAGLLNTLATFATGFLVRPFGAAFFGKLGDVIGRKTTFLVTLLLMGGSTFAIGLLPTYTQIGVFAPLLLLTFRLIQGLALGGEYGGAATYVAEHAPDGRRGYYTSFIQTTATLGMFVSLGVILLVRQNLSSADFDAWGWRIPFLLSLVLVVFSYVIRARMQESPLFSRLKERGAVSKNPLTESFRNPTNRKLVFLALFGATMGQGVVWYTGQFNALYFLQTELNIDKGAASVIVAIALLIGTPLFIYFGALSDRIGRKPIIIAGMVLAAFAYLPIYAGMASAANVQDLQPVAGQPAVGTKTTVDPKTQETVVTATTITNYDDGSSFKVEVIDRTPVDDENPKPKQETKKTLTPSGGMMVALSLYVLLQVVFVTMVYGPIAAFLVELFPTRVRYTSLSIPYHIGNGVFGGLVPVIVTAVSKGTGNKLMGLAYPISIALITAIVGGILIKEKRDVVLDDTDAPPATEE, encoded by the coding sequence ATGGCAATCAAGCAGAACGGATCGGTCCTTGCCAGGGTCATTACGGCCAGTTCGGTCGGCACGATGATCGAGTGGTACGACTTCTACATTTTCGGGGTGCTCGCCACCACGCTCGCGCCGAACTTCTTTCCTAAGGACAACCCGACCGCCGGCCTTCTAAATACGTTGGCAACCTTTGCCACCGGCTTTTTGGTCCGACCCTTCGGCGCGGCATTCTTCGGGAAGCTCGGTGACGTGATCGGGCGGAAGACCACGTTTCTGGTCACGCTGCTGCTGATGGGTGGCTCCACGTTCGCCATCGGCCTCTTGCCCACCTACACCCAGATCGGCGTGTTCGCCCCGCTCCTTCTGCTGACCTTCCGGCTCATCCAGGGCCTGGCGCTGGGGGGCGAATACGGTGGCGCGGCGACCTATGTCGCGGAGCACGCTCCTGACGGAAGGCGGGGGTACTACACGTCGTTCATTCAAACCACGGCGACGCTCGGCATGTTCGTTTCGTTGGGAGTGATTCTGCTCGTCCGGCAGAACCTATCCAGTGCCGACTTCGACGCCTGGGGCTGGCGCATCCCGTTTCTCTTGAGCTTGGTGCTGGTTGTGTTCTCTTATGTGATCCGGGCTCGGATGCAGGAATCGCCCCTCTTTAGCAGACTCAAAGAAAGAGGCGCCGTTTCCAAGAACCCGCTTACCGAGAGCTTCCGGAACCCAACGAACCGCAAGCTCGTGTTCCTGGCGCTCTTCGGCGCCACGATGGGCCAGGGCGTGGTCTGGTACACCGGCCAATTCAATGCGCTCTATTTCCTTCAAACCGAACTCAATATCGACAAAGGCGCCGCCAGCGTCATCGTCGCCATCGCGCTCCTGATCGGCACCCCGCTCTTCATCTACTTCGGGGCGCTCTCCGACCGCATCGGACGCAAGCCGATCATCATCGCCGGCATGGTCCTCGCGGCGTTCGCCTATCTGCCGATCTATGCTGGGATGGCTTCGGCGGCGAACGTACAGGATCTTCAGCCGGTGGCTGGGCAGCCGGCGGTCGGAACGAAGACCACGGTGGACCCCAAGACCCAAGAAACGGTAGTCACGGCCACCACGATCACCAACTACGACGACGGTTCGAGCTTCAAAGTCGAAGTGATCGACCGAACCCCCGTCGACGACGAGAACCCCAAGCCCAAGCAGGAAACCAAGAAGACCCTTACGCCGAGCGGCGGCATGATGGTAGCCCTCAGCTTATATGTGCTGCTGCAGGTGGTGTTTGTCACGATGGTGTATGGGCCCATCGCGGCGTTCTTGGTCGAACTCTTTCCGACTCGCGTTCGCTACACGAGTCTCAGCATCCCGTATCACATCGGCAACGGCGTGTTCGGCGGCCTGGTACCGGTGATCGTCACGGCCGTCTCGAAGGGCACGGGGAACAAGCTGATGGGGCTTGCCTATCCGATCTCGATCGCCCTCATCACGGCGATCGTCGGTGGGATCCTGATCAAGGAAAAAAGGGACGTGGTGCTGGACGATACGGATGCCCCGCCGGCGACGGAGGAGTAA
- a CDS encoding glycoside hydrolase family 3 C-terminal domain-containing protein, whose translation MSTTASSPECAPYLDSNLSLEARVEDLLGRLTLEEKVSLVHGDTKFTTNAIPRLGIPTRWLSDGPHGVREDVGPDTWYSAGRTDDFASCLPALIGLAATWNPECAKAYGHVIGEEALARGKHIMLGPGVNIMRTPLNGRNFEYFGEDPVLAAQMSVPYVKAVQSHKVASCIKHFAANNQETQRMRVNVEMDERALREIYLPAFKAAVQEAGVWTLMGAYNRFRGEHCCHNAYLLNDVLKGEWAFKGLVMSDWAGTHDTPQAVENGLDLEMGTEKPYEDYYLSGPYLEGLKSGAFSVETLDEKVRRNLRVMFWTGAFDGRPDGALNTPAHHNSAKTIAAESLVLLKNENAALPISADTVGSIAVIGENAVRLHAPGGGSSGIKAFYEITPLQGITKRAGAQANVTFSMGYRQGGGQGLIGRAVDAAKHAEVAVIIAGLNHTPFLDDEATDRRDMKLPYQQDELIARVAEANPNTIVVLETGGPVEMPWLGAVKAVIAAWYPGMEAGSAIAEALFGDTNPGGKLPCTFPARLEDSPAHANGTYPGVDLETTYEEGIFVGYRWFDEKRIEPLFPFGHGLSYTSFEYSNCSVQSLAGGSVSIAFSVKNIGSRAGQEVAQVYVADLESALPRPPKELKAFRKVALKPGEAAKIELELGPDALAYYDPSRKGFVAEPGQFEVQIGSSSADIRLRAGFELGQEHFLMDGA comes from the coding sequence ATGTCCACAACTGCATCCTCGCCCGAGTGCGCCCCCTATCTCGATTCGAATCTCTCTCTTGAAGCCCGCGTGGAGGATCTGCTCGGCCGTTTGACCCTTGAAGAGAAGGTGTCCCTGGTTCACGGAGACACGAAATTCACCACCAACGCGATTCCGCGGCTGGGCATCCCCACGCGCTGGCTCTCGGATGGTCCTCACGGCGTGAGGGAAGACGTCGGGCCCGATACCTGGTATTCCGCCGGGCGCACGGACGACTTTGCCTCTTGTCTGCCCGCGCTCATCGGACTCGCGGCAACCTGGAACCCGGAGTGTGCGAAGGCCTACGGCCATGTGATCGGCGAGGAGGCTTTGGCGCGCGGCAAACACATCATGCTGGGGCCTGGCGTGAACATCATGCGCACGCCCCTTAATGGCCGCAACTTCGAATACTTCGGCGAAGACCCCGTGCTTGCAGCGCAGATGTCGGTTCCCTATGTTAAGGCCGTTCAATCGCACAAGGTGGCCTCGTGCATCAAGCATTTCGCGGCCAACAACCAGGAGACCCAGCGCATGCGCGTGAACGTCGAGATGGACGAACGCGCGCTCCGCGAGATTTACCTGCCGGCCTTCAAAGCCGCCGTTCAGGAGGCGGGGGTCTGGACGCTGATGGGCGCCTACAACCGGTTCCGGGGCGAGCACTGCTGCCACAACGCCTACCTGCTGAACGACGTTCTCAAAGGGGAATGGGCGTTTAAAGGGCTGGTGATGTCGGACTGGGCTGGAACCCACGACACGCCTCAGGCGGTCGAGAACGGGCTTGACCTGGAAATGGGCACGGAGAAGCCCTACGAGGACTATTACCTTTCTGGGCCTTACCTCGAGGGCCTCAAGAGCGGCGCCTTTTCGGTGGAAACCCTCGATGAAAAGGTGCGAAGGAACCTGCGGGTGATGTTCTGGACCGGCGCCTTCGATGGCAGGCCCGATGGCGCTCTGAACACTCCTGCGCATCACAATTCAGCGAAAACGATCGCCGCGGAAAGCCTCGTGCTGTTGAAAAACGAGAACGCCGCGCTGCCAATCTCAGCCGACACCGTGGGCTCGATCGCCGTGATCGGCGAGAACGCCGTCAGGCTGCACGCGCCCGGCGGCGGCAGTTCGGGCATTAAGGCGTTCTACGAAATCACCCCCCTGCAGGGCATCACCAAGCGCGCCGGGGCCCAGGCGAACGTGACCTTCTCGATGGGCTACCGGCAGGGCGGTGGACAGGGGCTGATCGGCCGTGCGGTCGATGCGGCGAAGCACGCCGAAGTCGCCGTCATCATCGCCGGACTGAACCACACCCCGTTTCTCGACGATGAGGCCACCGACCGCCGCGACATGAAGCTGCCTTACCAGCAGGACGAACTCATCGCGCGGGTGGCCGAAGCGAACCCGAACACGATCGTGGTCCTGGAGACCGGCGGGCCGGTGGAGATGCCCTGGCTGGGCGCCGTCAAGGCTGTAATCGCTGCGTGGTATCCAGGGATGGAAGCCGGCTCGGCCATCGCCGAAGCGCTCTTCGGCGACACGAACCCAGGCGGAAAACTGCCCTGCACCTTCCCGGCCAGGCTCGAAGATTCCCCGGCGCACGCCAACGGCACCTACCCTGGTGTCGACCTGGAAACCACCTATGAGGAGGGGATCTTCGTTGGATACAGGTGGTTTGACGAGAAGCGGATCGAGCCCCTGTTCCCGTTCGGCCACGGCCTTTCTTACACGAGCTTTGAATATTCAAATTGTTCGGTGCAATCGCTTGCTGGAGGCTCTGTTTCTATTGCCTTTTCGGTCAAGAACATCGGCTCCAGAGCCGGACAGGAGGTCGCCCAGGTCTACGTGGCAGATCTCGAAAGCGCCCTCCCCAGGCCACCCAAAGAGCTCAAGGCCTTTCGCAAGGTCGCCCTTAAGCCCGGAGAAGCCGCCAAGATCGAACTCGAACTCGGGCCAGACGCATTGGCGTACTACGATCCATCGCGCAAGGGGTTCGTCGCCGAGCCTGGCCAGTTCGAGGTCCAAATCGGATCAAGCAGTGCGGACATCAGGCTGCGCGCGGGCTTCGAGCTGGGGCAGGAACACTTCCTAATGGACGGCGCTTGA